The following are encoded together in the Daucus carota subsp. sativus chromosome 5, DH1 v3.0, whole genome shotgun sequence genome:
- the LOC108203278 gene encoding protein FAR1-RELATED SEQUENCE 5-like, with translation MANAREADMLPHVESSDSEALIEDSLSEGSDSDSFADDSTDDNTEEYTCKVGLDGIKYWTPKCDEEQKPQLNQHFPTLEQAYRFYSEYGRLCGFDVKKSTEKTDRRGNLSAKYYECSRGGKPDTKNYTSSFDNPVQGPRKRTTSKRCECKAHIIIKPAGLRGFVLSGFVEEHNHPLAKGAGRMFLRCNRNLSLAYQNFIMDCSRANIGPTRAHSLVKEMTGSFDDIGATVDDFKNFSRDIKSRIGAHDADMLLSKFKSIKEASKSSFYYDYKVDSEGRLTGLFWTDVVGQANYDVFGDIVSFDPTFRTNRYNMVFVPFTGVNNHWKNVTFAAGLLEKEDYKNFKWIINTFEDAMGRAPKTVITDQCKAIKKSLDKWWPSTTHRLCMWHIMNKLPMKVGPKLASNKKFVDRLKSVVYSDHLTPIEFENDWKGVMVEFKLEDNDWLNEMYDIRDQWIPAYFSNIEMAGLLRTTSRSESSNSFFQHFHESGNNLVEFYSRFESAMDKQRLRNDTDDKRSQETPHMETSMRIELEASKVYTLEIYYLVREEIKSGCYHNILDDRMIGIDSSTFKFKDELLNNKIFEVTVRHCDNYVECSCKFFFRKGYLCSHAFAALHHCGVKVIPPDLVKPRWTKDAIQKHSFLFSSDSPHGRHNKDIKKFKRTRAWFEFNNCINLAGDDMDKIDSIFTGLQAISSSFTEKMVSDDNNDSTHRADRFFGPVPDGEINVHNPGVSRNKGCGSRLKSSRELSAQDRKKRKCGNCNQMVRHNARTCPEPPKDPGN, from the exons ATGGCTAATGCTCGAGAGGCAG ATATGCTGCCCCATGTTGAGAGTTCTGATTCCGAAGCTTTGATAGAGGACTCGCTGAGTGAAGGTTCTGATTCAGATAGTTTTGCAGATGATTCTACTGATGATAATACTGAAGAGTATACATGTAAAGTGGGGTTAGATGGTATTAAGTACTGGACGCCTAAATGTGATGAAGAGCAGAAACCACAGTTAAATCAACATTTCCCGACTTTGGAACAAGCATATCGATTCTATAGTGAATATGGAAGGCTTTGTGGATTTGATGTGAAGAAATCAACCGAAAAAACTGACAGACGTGGCAATTTATCTGCAAAGTATTATGAATGCAGTCGTGGAGGCAAACCCgatacaaaaaattatacaagCTCATTCGACAATCCTGTCCAGGGACCACGTAAAAGAACAACTTCCAAAAGATGCGAGTGCAAAGCTCATATTATCATAAAACCTGCTGGTCTGAGAGGTTTTGTCCTAAGTGGTTTCGTGGAGGAACATAATCACCCTCTGGCAAAGGGAGCGGGGAGGATGTTTTTGCGATGTAATAGAAATCTGTCACTTGCTTATCAGAATTTTATAATGGATTGCTCCAGAGCCAACATAGGTCCCACACGTGCGCATAGTTTAGTGAAGGAGATGACTGGTTCTTTTGATGACATCGGTGCAACTGTTGacgattttaaaaatttttccAGAGATATCAAAAGTCGTATTGGTGCTCACGACGCTGATATGCTATTGTCTAAATTTAAGTCGATCAAAGAAGCCTCCAAAAGCAGCTTTTATTATGATTACAAAGTTGATAGTGAAGGGCGTCTGACTGGCCTTTTCTGGACAGATGTTGTTGGGCAAGCCAATTATGATGTGTTTGGCGACATCGTGTCCTTTGATCCGACATTCCGCACAAACAG GTACAACATGGTTTTTGTACCCTTCACCGGTGTCAATAATCATTGGAAAAATGTTACTTTTGCTGCTGGACTTTTAGAGAAAGAAGATTACAAAAATTTTAAGTGGATAATCAATACCTTCGAGGATGCAATGGGTCGTGCTCCCAAAACAGTTATAACAGATCAATGTAAAGCTATAAAGAAGTCTCTGGATAAATGGTGGCCTTCTACCACTCATCGCCTTTGTATGTGGCACATTATGAACAAGCTTCCAATGAAG GTTGGTCCTAAACTAGCCTCAAACAAAAAGTTTGTAGATAGATTGAAGTCGGTTGTGTACTCTGATCATCTTACACCCATAGAGTTTGAGAACGATTGGAAAGGTGTGATGGTAGAATTCAAATTAGAGGATAATGATTGGTTGAATGAGATGTATGACATACGTGATCAATGGATTCCTGCCTATTTCTCTAATATTGAAATGGCTGGACTTCTCAGAACAACCTCACGGTCTGAGAGTTCAAACTCTTTTTTCCAGCATTTCCATGAGAGCGGGAACAATCTCGTTGAATTCTACTCTCGTTTTGAAAGTGCTATGGACAAGCAGCGCCTTAGAAATGACACTGATGACAAGAGATCTCAGGAGACACCACATATGGAGACGTCAATGCGTATAGAGTTAGAGGCTTCTAAGGTGTATACATTGGAAATTTACTATCTTGTGAGGGAGGAAATTAAGTCAGGATGCTATCATAATATTCTTGATGATAGAATGATAGGCATCGATTCCTCAACCTTTAAATTTAAAGATGAGCTACTGAACAACAAGATTTTTGAG GTGACTGTGCGACACTGTGATAATTATGTTGAGTGTAGTTGCAAGTTTTTTTTCCGAAAAGGATATCTTTGCAGCCACGCCTTTGCTGCCTTGCACCATTGTGGGGTAAAAGTAATCCCTCCTGATCTTGTGAAGCCACGCTGGACCAAGGACGCAATTCAAAAGCACTCGTTTTTGTTCTCTTCTGACTCACCTCATGGCAGGCACAATAAGGACATAAAAAAGTTTAAGCGCACCAGGGCTTGGTTTGAATTTAATAACTGCATCAATCTCGCTGGTGATGATATGGACAAGATTGATTCTATATTTACAGGGTTACAGGCCATCAGTTCTTCGTTCACTGAGAAAATGGTGTCAGATGATAATAACGATTCCACGCACAGGGCTGATAGGTTTTTTGGTCCAGTGCCTGATGGTGAAATAAATGTTCATAATCCAGGAGTTAGCAGGAACAAAGGTTGTGGTAGTCGATTAAAAAGTAGCCGGGAACTCTCTGCGCAGGACaggaagaaaaggaaatgtgggAACTGTAACCAGATGGTACGGCACAATGCACGAACCTGTCCTGAACCCCCAAAGGACCCCGGAAACTAA
- the LOC135152975 gene encoding uncharacterized protein LOC135152975, with amino-acid sequence MFRGVRRSSRLTRSNQSRSPASKRRALSGGAMSGLDDIRNEWKIVGSTHNKESSEEENDFVTPVESFSKTSERLNKGERSTTFKKKGKQRTLFSSMKKVQHQAESSKRSWENEEFGQEIVLVNSPAVNPNIAVQRSQHQKANDGAKRGRRKITVEKGSGGTLKEVKVKKPRTYDNYIQKKFSPSIMSDVLGNLSDEQKDWVTNTGFADILGFRMVWYTHKLGYNVVTAFNSEECCLDLKAGKVAITDQTVRSVLGLPMGSEGIKSKDEKERLILWGKQFQGCAGSEITPLMLSNRIMGNREADTDFKLNFLVLLYNFFFEGQQNRFLNRDVLRYAFDLDNCGRYNWCRLLIERMQVTHNYWAAEKKRYFTGSLPFLIYLYVSKVRNPGTVYILPSYPAYKGWSDRLLRERQKYDATHDCFGVGNLVTLKDKPDGSAKSTNAAPADEKLKNAVAEQMEVILLTDKGQLDGLADNNGKENYIDHTKKEDDVFVEDSFKLDDECVHDGWEDGVNQAEEHNYAEKYIEHDKSLDRVFLEDSSKPDGECLDKGCGERFLIKEKHEENSSHSRITSVFIQDMHKGATDKDSKAGRSPELNDAQGVVMETPINVATKTKTALSNNELLQGREPVADDVIETHFDETEYVKQFKQKMAELSKLYDTCLDRYEVSYALYPDNSVIQEMKTEYAYFFKLFHETTPLSKKLFTLVDNGKDMGRRSPLEDSAFVPSFSLGVSQVTPKKLVNDMEGIQVAREGDQLNVSGNVGFIRPRRETKVSQICRSPFVSRVVDISTHSVNGEESRVWDWLFSNKRNKKEHLFEWNKRMCTKAHFQSLEDNKMVETTVIDAWTCLLNENEILRSDASPLRLFLNTETTYGPMNMVVNDGDIHGVLKRRAVFNDNIEVVLEMVNGIHNRIYGVQDFDMFVFPIYNATHHYIICYNMKKPSWEIIDNRVQTTSFADMFGDLPFRLHDCFCDWISIYNLPKGEEIAKTNPRVVRLGWQTTENWIDCGVYVMRHMETYMGSLYRWSAGLRAEDGKARDLLKKLRMIYCHKILTWSGNKYRQMIMRNVASFIKDKKAALRQL; translated from the exons ATGTTTAGAG GAGTACGACGAAGTAGTCGGCTTACTAGAAGCAATCAGTCTCGGAGCCCTGCTTCCAAAAGGCGAGCTTTGAGTGGAGGCGCTATGTCAGGGCTTGACGACATTAGAAATGAATGGAAGATTGTAGGAAGTACGCACAACAAGGAATCGAGCGAAGAAGAAAATGACTTTGTCACTCCAGTAGAGTCTTTCTCTAAAACCAGTGAACGATTGAATAAGGGAGAACGCAGtacaacatttaaaaaaaaagggaaGCAAAGGACATTGTTCAGTTCTATGAAAAAAGTACAACATCAAGCGGAAAGTAGCAAGAGATCATGGGAGAATGAG GAGTTTGGACAAGAAATAGTACTTGTAAATAGTCCAGCAGTAAATCCAAATATTGCAGTACAAAGATCACAACACCAAAAGGCCAATGACGGAGCAAAGAGGGGTCGCAGGAAAATAACTGTTGAGAAGGGTAGTGGTGGAACTTTAAAAGAAGTAAAGGTCAAGAAGCCAAGAACATATGATAACTATATACAGAAGAAGTTTTCCCCGTCAATAATGTCTGACGTACTTGGAAActtgtccgatgaacaaaaagATTGGGTAACGAATACAGGTTTCGCTGATATTTTGGGTTTTAGGATGGTTTGGTACACACACAAATTGGGATACAATGTGGTTACTGCATTTAACAGCGAGGAATGTTGTCTTGACTTGAAAGCTGGAAAGGTTGCAATTACTGATCAAACAGTGAGGAGTGTGCTAGGTTTGCCAATGGGAAGTGAGGGTATCAAATCCAAGGATGAGAAAGAGAGGCTGATTTTGTGGGGCAAACAATTTCAAGGGTGTGCGGGTTCTGAAATCACCCCTTTGATGTTGAGCAATAGAATTATGGGGAATCGTGAAGCGGACACAGATTTTAAGCTAAACTTCCTAGTTCTGTTGTACAACTTCTTTTTTGAGGGGCAGCAGAACAGGTTTTTAAATCGTGATGTCCTGCGCTATGCATTCGATCTAGACAATTGCGGCAGGTACAACTGGTGTAGACTGCTAATAGAAAGGATGCAGGTAACACATAATTACTGGGCAGCTGAGAAGAAGCGTTACTTTACAGGATCCTTACCATTCCTCATT TATCTATATGTTAGCAAAGTGAGGAACCCGGGAACGGTTTATATTCTACCATCGTATCCAGCCTACAAAGGGTGGTCAGACAGGCTTCTTCGTGAGAGGCAGAAATATGATGCGACCCACGATTGCTTTGGAGTTGGTAATTTAGTAACACTGAAGGACAAGCCAGAT GGAAGTGCAAAGTCCACAAATGCAGCTCCTGCAGACGAAAAATTGAAGAATGCAGTTGCTGAACAGATGGAAGTTATACTCTTAACGGACAAGGGACAGTTGGATGGTTTGGCCGACAATAATGGAAAG gaaaactACATCGACCACACTAAGAAAGAAGATGATGTTTTTGTGGAGGATTCTTTTAAACTAGATGATGAGTGTGTGCATGACGGCTGGGAGGACGGGGTGAATCAAGCTGAAGAACACAATTATGCT gaGAAATACATCGAGCACGATAAGAGTTTGGATAGGGTTTTCTTGGAGGATTCATCTAAACCCGATGGTGAGTGTTTAGATAAAGGTTGCGGTGAAAGATTTCTTATTAAAGAGAAACATGAAGAGAATTCCTCGCACAGCCGCATAACTAGTGTCTTTATCCAG GATATGCACAAAGGAGCTACCGATAAGGACTCCAAAGCAGGAAGATCACCTGAATTAAATGATGCACAAGGCGTAGTAATGGAAACTCCGATTAATGTTGCGACAAAAACCAAG ACTGCACTCTCCAACAACGAGTTGTTGCAGGGAAGGGAGCCGGTGGCAGACGATGTGATTGAGACTCATTTTGATGAAACT GAGTATGTGAAgcaatttaaacaaaaaatggCCGAGTTGTCCAAGCTATACGACACATGCTTGGACAGATATGAAGTATCATATGCTCTGTACCCAGATAATTCGGTCATCCAGGAAATGAAGACAGAATATGCATACTTCTTCAAGTTATTTCACGAGACAACTCCACTTTCCAAAAAACTGTTTACACTTGTAGATAATGGAAAAGACATGGGAAGAAGATCACCTTTGGAGGATTCAGCATTTGTTCCAAGCTTCTCATTAGGAGTGTCACAAGTGACACCAAAGAAACTGGTGAATGACATGGAAGGAATCCAAGTAGCTCGTGAGGGTGACCAACTTAATGTAAGCGGGAATGTTGGATTCATAAGACCACGACGAGAGACTAAAGTGTCTCAGATTTGTCGTTCTCCATTTGTTAGCAGAGTGGTGGATATAAGTACTCATTCAGTAAACGGGGAGGAGAGCAGAGTTTGGGATTGGTTGTTttcaaacaaaagaaataaaaa GGAACACTTGTTCGAGTGGAATAAAAGGATGTGTACAAAGGCACACTTCCAATCTTTGGAGGACAACAAAATGGTAGAGACCACGGTTATTGATGCTTGGACGTGTCTCCTGAATGAAAATGAGATCCTGAGATCCGATGCATCACCACTGCGTTTGTTTCTGAACACGGAGACCACG TACGGACCAATGAATATGGTTGTTAATGATGGGGATATACATGGCGTTTTAAAGCGCAGGGCTGTTTTCAATGACAATATAGAAGTTGTACTAGAAATGGTAAATGGAATCCACAACCGGATTTATGGCGTTCAAGACTTTGATATG TTTGTGTTCCCAATATATAATGCAACACATCATTATATAATCTGTTATAACATGAAGAAGCCAAGTTGGGAAATTATAGATAATAGGGTGCAAACGACTAGTTTTGCTGATATGTTTGGAGATCTACCGTTTCGTTTG CATGACTGCTTTTGTGATTGGATTTCAATATACAATCTGCCAAAAGGAGAGGAGATTGCAAAGACAAATCCAAGAGTTGTGAGGTTGGGATGGCAGACGACTGAAAACTGGATAGATTGTGGCGTCTATGTGATGCGCCACATGGAGACATATATGGGAAGCTTGTATAGATGGAGTGCGGGACTACGCGCTGAAGAT GGAAaagcaagagatttgctaaagaagctgagaatgatCTACTGCCACAAAATACTGACGTGGAGCGGAAACAAGTATAGGCAAATGATAATGCGCAATGTTGCAAGCTTTATCAAGGACAAGAAGGCTGCATTAAGACAGCTTTAG
- the LOC135152800 gene encoding uncharacterized protein LOC135152800 has product MITASRKLRPYFQAHKIEVLTDQPLRNIMHSLKASGRSIKWAVELGEFEIRYKPRVAIKAQALADFLVECTIDNKEVNGEFEAREETMLKYLRIVKAQMTQFKECLVEHIPREENTKADALSQFASSENEVCSGSVYYQVLKTPSINAKLVAPIDTGATWIDEVKTYLETGHLPPDAGEARKLQVRALKYALIEGILYKKSFVIPYLKCLRPDEAREALKEVHEGICGQHLGGRALAHKITRFGFFWPNMLKDAKDYVKRCDRCQRFAPVVRQPPEMLTSINSPIPFAMWGMDIPGPFPLASAQRKYGIPRVLVTDNGAHVNNPEFVGYCNDYSIELRFTSVAHPQANGQAEVANRIILDGPKKRVEKAHGSWAEEILPILWAYRTTCKVSTGATPFQLAYRAEAVVPLEITHTSPRVQQYEPEANEEGMRLALDMIDEVRDEANARIVESQKRASYYYNLRVKERFFRKGDLVLRKAEASGVGPEGKMAPNWEGPYQVKDVIGRGSYKLQTLDGVEFPRSWHATNLKIYYI; this is encoded by the exons atgattacagcttcaagaaagctgaggccttacttccaggctcacaaaattgaagtcttgacagaccagCCCCTTAGGAACATAATGCATAGCCTGAAGGCTAGTGGGAGATCAATCAAATGGGCAGTAGAGCTTGGGGAATTTGAAATTCGATACAAAccacgggtggcaatcaaggctcaagctctagctgacttcctcgttgaatgcaccattgacaacaaggaa GTTAATGGAGAATTTGAGGCACGAGAAGAAACAATGCTGAAATACTTAAGGATTGTGAAAGCCCAGATGACGCAATTTAAAGAATGTTTGGTAGAACATATACCTAGGGAAGAGAATAcaaaggctgatgccttatcccAGTTTGCATCCTCAGAGAATGAGGTGTGCTCGGGAAGTGTTTACTATCAGGTTTTGAAAACCCCAAGTATCAATGCCAAGCTGGTAGCCCCAATTGACACGGGGGCCACTTGGATCGATGAGGTCAAAACGTATCTCGAAACTGGACATCTACCACCTGATGCTGGGGAAGCACGAAAACTACAAGTAAGAGCTTTAAAGTATGCACTCATTGAAGGGATTCTCTATAAGAAATCTTTTGTTATACCTTATTTGAAGTGTTTAAGGCCGGATGAGGCCCGGGAAGCCCTGAAAGAGGTccatgaaggaatctgtggcCAGCACCTAGGCGGGAGAGCCTTGGCTCACAAAATTACTCGCTTTGGGTTCTTTTGGCCAAATATGCTGAAGGATGCGAAGGATTATGTTAAGAGATGCGATCGTTGTCAGAGATTTGCACCTGTTGTGCGCCAGCCCCCAGAGATGCTGACATCCATTAACTCCCCGATTCCCTTTGCTATGTGGGGGATGGACATCCCAGGGCCGTTTCCACTCGCCAGTGCTCAAAGGAA GTATGGCATACCCCGAGTCTTGGTTACAGACAATGGAGCCCATGTCAACAATCCAGAGTTTGTGGGATACTGTAACGACTATAGCATTGAGCTACGATTCACTTCggttgcccatcctcaagccAATGGGCAAGCTGAAGTAGCCAACAGGATAATCCTTGATGGGCCAAAGAAAAGAGTCGAGAAAGCGCATGGGTCTTGGGCTGAAGAGATtctccctatactatgggcgtatcgaacaacCTGCAAGGTCTCCACAGGAGCAACCCCGTTCCAGTTAGCTTACAGGGCTGAAGCCGTGGTGCCACTTGAGATAACTCATACCTCccccagggtccagcagtatgagcccgAAGCCAATGAGGAAGGAATGAGACTCGCACTCGACATGATCGATGAGGTCCGTGATGAGGCTAACGCCAGGATCGTTGAGAGCCaaaaacgagcttcctattactataatctCCGAGTCAAGGAACGATTCTTCAGAAAAGGGGATTTAGTCCTAAGGAAAGCTGAGGCCTCAGGAGTTGGTCCCGAGGGAAAGATGGCCCCAAACTGGGAAGGTCCGTATCAGGTGAAGGATGTTATTGGTCGCGGCTCGTACAAGCttcagaccctggatggagttgagtttccaaggagttggcatgccaccaacttgaagatttattatatttga